In a single window of the Entelurus aequoreus isolate RoL-2023_Sb linkage group LG16, RoL_Eaeq_v1.1, whole genome shotgun sequence genome:
- the LOC133630776 gene encoding RING finger protein 11-like — MGNCLKSPTSDDISLLHESQSDRASFVDGTDADLEPPPPYQEQAHMPMYHPTPSQARLATQLTEEEQIRIAQRIGLIQHLPKGVYDGGPDGLEKKIRECVICMLDFVYGDPVRFLPCMHIYHMDCIDDWLMRSFTCPSCMEPVDAALLSTYETN; from the exons ATGGGCAACTGTCTCAAATCCCCGACATCGGACGACATCTCTCTGCTTCATGAATCCCAATCTGACAGGGCGAGTTTCGTGGACGGCACGGATGCAGACCTGGAGCCACCACCGCCTTACCAG GAGCAGGCTCACATGCCCATGTACCATCCCACGCCCAGCCAGGCCCGTCTGGCCACCCAGCTGACAGAGGAGGAGCAGATCCGCATAGCCCAGCGCATCGGACTGATCCAGCACCTGCCCAAAGGCGTGTACGACGGAGGGCCGGATGGCTTGGAGAAAAAGATCAGAGA ATGCGTGATCTGCATGCTGGACTTTGTCTATGGCGACCCGGTGCGGTTCCTGCCGTGCATGCACATTTACCACATGGACTGTATAGACGACTGGCTCATGAGGTCCTTCACGTGCCCCTCCTGCATGGAGCCTGTCGATGCAGCCCTGCTGTCCACCTACGAGACCAACTGA